One Candidatus Devosia phytovorans genomic window carries:
- a CDS encoding excinuclease ABC subunit UvrA, with translation MNIVRARTNNLRDVTLSIPKHEIVVFTGVSGSGKSSLVFDTIAAESQRQLNETYSTFIRHRLPHYGTPDADRLENLPVSILVDQKRLGGNARSTVGTATDISALLRLLFSRLGKPFVGEASAFSFNNVEGMCPECEGLGKVDDIDLDALLDKSKTMNEGPFRFPGWHVGSYRWKRYALTGFFDNDKPLTNYTKAEWARLVDDTGAKVTDPLPGWYDSSQYESVLFRFRRTYINREKEAANDTEREALGRVLTRGPCPACGGGRLKPEVLASRIKGKSIADCSGMEIDRLIEFLVKIDDRDTKAVVDGLTDRLHAMVGLGLEYLSLDRETPTLSGGESQRIKMVRHLGSSLSDIAYIFDEPSTGLHPRDVHQVTELLQQLRDNGNSVLVVEHDPDVIAVADHIIDIGPGAGRNGGNVVFDGSLDAFRGSTSPTARAFLAPRTLQNRKKVASGYIGVAGGTQNNVKNIDVTIPLGMLTVVVGVAGSGKSTLTKLMAQQNPGVVRIDQSALGGSRRSTPATYLGVHEPIRSHFAKESGKRGSLFSTNASGACPACKGAGVIRTDLAFMDSEERLCGSCNGSGFSAEALAVRIKGKTIADIALMTAQEARAFFSTFQNICAPLERMKDVGLSYMPIGQSLSSLSGGERQRLRLADELGRDSEVYLLDEPTSGLHMTDVDRLIELIQRLLDRGKTVVVVEHNLEVMAKADWIIEMGPGAGRRGGKITFAGEVAALLDDVKSITAPFLSGYLAGRDATGKVPRAT, from the coding sequence ATGAACATCGTCAGAGCGCGAACCAACAACCTGCGGGACGTAACGCTGTCCATACCCAAGCATGAGATCGTGGTGTTTACGGGGGTCTCGGGTTCAGGAAAGTCCTCGCTGGTCTTCGACACGATCGCCGCGGAGTCGCAGCGCCAGCTCAACGAAACCTACAGCACATTCATTCGCCATCGACTGCCGCACTATGGGACACCTGACGCCGACCGACTGGAGAACCTGCCGGTTTCCATTTTGGTCGACCAAAAGCGCCTTGGCGGAAATGCGCGTTCGACAGTGGGGACCGCGACAGATATCAGCGCGCTCCTTCGGCTCTTGTTTTCCCGTTTGGGAAAGCCGTTCGTCGGTGAGGCAAGCGCCTTCTCGTTCAACAACGTCGAGGGCATGTGTCCGGAATGCGAGGGGCTCGGAAAAGTAGACGACATTGACCTCGATGCCCTGTTGGACAAATCCAAAACCATGAATGAAGGGCCATTCAGGTTCCCGGGGTGGCATGTTGGCTCATATCGCTGGAAGCGCTACGCGCTCACTGGCTTCTTCGACAATGACAAGCCCCTCACCAACTACACCAAGGCGGAATGGGCGAGGCTCGTGGACGACACTGGAGCAAAGGTCACCGATCCCCTGCCGGGGTGGTATGACAGCTCCCAATACGAGTCTGTTCTTTTTCGATTTCGGCGCACTTACATCAACCGCGAAAAAGAAGCCGCCAACGATACCGAAAGGGAAGCGCTTGGGCGTGTCTTGACGCGTGGTCCATGTCCAGCCTGCGGTGGCGGGAGGCTCAAGCCCGAGGTGTTGGCGTCCAGGATCAAAGGCAAGAGCATTGCCGACTGCTCTGGCATGGAGATCGACCGCCTGATCGAGTTCCTGGTCAAGATCGACGATCGGGACACGAAGGCGGTTGTCGATGGTCTAACGGATAGGCTGCATGCAATGGTCGGTCTTGGATTGGAGTATCTCAGCCTCGATCGCGAAACTCCAACTTTGTCCGGTGGCGAGTCCCAGCGCATAAAGATGGTTCGCCACCTTGGCAGCAGCCTTTCTGATATTGCCTATATCTTCGACGAACCAAGCACTGGACTGCATCCGCGCGATGTCCATCAGGTGACCGAGCTGCTTCAGCAGCTGAGAGACAATGGCAATTCGGTTTTGGTCGTCGAGCACGATCCGGACGTCATCGCGGTCGCGGATCACATCATTGATATCGGACCCGGGGCGGGTCGCAATGGCGGCAATGTCGTGTTTGACGGATCGCTCGACGCGTTCCGCGGTTCGACCTCGCCGACCGCTCGCGCGTTCCTGGCGCCGCGCACCTTGCAGAATAGAAAGAAAGTGGCGAGCGGATATATCGGCGTCGCCGGAGGCACGCAGAACAACGTCAAGAACATCGACGTGACGATACCGCTTGGGATGCTCACGGTCGTTGTGGGGGTAGCTGGATCCGGTAAATCTACCCTGACCAAACTCATGGCCCAACAAAATCCAGGAGTCGTGCGCATAGATCAAAGCGCCTTGGGAGGATCACGACGGTCCACACCGGCGACTTACCTTGGCGTTCACGAACCCATTCGTTCGCATTTCGCAAAAGAGAGCGGGAAGCGAGGCAGCCTGTTCAGCACCAACGCTTCGGGCGCTTGTCCCGCCTGCAAAGGTGCGGGTGTGATCCGCACGGATCTGGCGTTCATGGACAGTGAAGAGCGCCTTTGCGGAAGCTGCAACGGCAGCGGCTTTTCCGCCGAGGCTCTCGCTGTCCGCATCAAGGGAAAGACGATCGCCGACATCGCCTTGATGACAGCTCAAGAGGCGCGCGCTTTCTTCTCTACCTTCCAGAACATCTGCGCGCCCTTGGAGCGCATGAAAGATGTCGGGCTGTCCTATATGCCGATTGGCCAAAGCCTGAGCTCGCTGTCGGGGGGCGAGCGCCAGCGGCTCCGTTTGGCGGATGAACTTGGCCGCGACAGCGAAGTCTATCTTCTCGATGAGCCGACATCGGGCCTGCACATGACCGACGTCGACAGGTTGATCGAGCTGATTCAGCGGCTGTTGGATCGCGGAAAAACCGTCGTCGTGGTGGAGCACAATCTGGAGGTCATGGCCAAGGCCGATTGGATCATCGAGATGGGACCTGGCGCCGGCCGGCGTGGCGGCAAGATCACCTTCGCCGGCGAGGTCGCGGCGTTGTTGGATGACGTAAAGTCTATCACGGCGCCGTTTTTATCGGGCTATCTTGCAGGACGCGACGCGACTGGCAAAGTGCCCCGTGCGACCTAG